A window of BD1-7 clade bacterium contains these coding sequences:
- the ccmE gene encoding Cytochrome c-type biogenesis protein CcmE, giving the protein MAMHPKRKQRLYIVLSIVIGASVAAGLLFYAMRDNLNLFYSPSQIAAGEAPLDKRLRAGGMVLTGSVERQSDGLTTHFTVTDYDANVRVAYKGILPDLFAEDDGVVVAGKLQPNGMIIADEVLAKHDENYMPPEVADALKDKTPHGMKTGDAKPSGNAPEATNTKVY; this is encoded by the coding sequence ATGGCGATGCACCCCAAACGCAAACAACGCCTGTATATTGTTCTCAGTATTGTAATCGGTGCCAGTGTGGCTGCCGGTTTATTGTTTTATGCGATGCGTGACAACCTCAATTTGTTCTACTCGCCCAGCCAAATTGCTGCNGGCGAAGCTCCACTGGATAAACGCCTGCGCGCTGGGGGGATGGTGTTAACTGGTAGTGTTGAGCGTCAATCTGATGGTTTGACGACACATTTTACGGTAACCGATTACGACGCCAACGTTCGTGTTGCTTACAAAGGCATACTGCCTGATTTGTTTGCCGAGGATGACGGTGTTGTGGTTGCTGGAAAGTTACAGCCCAATGGCATGATCATTGCCGATGAAGTATTGGCGAAACATGATGAAAACTATATGCCGCCTGAAGTTGCTGATGCGCTAAAAGATAAAACACCGCACGGCATGAAAACGGGTGACGCCAAACCATCAGGCAATGCGCCGGAAGCCACTAACACCAAGGTATATTGA
- the ccmF gene encoding Cytochrome c-type biogenesis protein CcmF, translating into MLPEIAHFSLILGLCVAFALAVVPLLGTYIHDSTMMRSAKPLTVALFVFVALAYGLLVVSFIQDDFSVRVVQQHSNLSLPLIYKISAVWGGHEGSLLLWVLTLTLWMLAVAAFSKQLPDDMSARVLSVLGMVAIGFLLFSLLTSSPFERTFPNVPIDGGDLNPLLQDPGMAIHPPMLYFGYVGFSVAFAFAIAAXLGGEFDAQWLRWTRPWTAAAWASLTLGIALGSWWAYYELGWGGWWFWDPVENASFMPWLVGTALMHSLAVSEKRGMFKSWTILLAIFAFSLSLLGTFLVRSGVLTSVHAFAADPTRGIFILAFLGVVVGGSLTLYALRAPTIGNKGTYTFFSREMFLLFNNILLVIAAITVLVGTLFPLIADLFELGKYSVGPPYFNNVFVPLMVALIIFMAPGSMMRWKQTRKEQLKSMFLFMVPVALGLGALVAFLYDRDFKPGAVAGFVLAMWLAAAIMFDFWDKLRHASSIGAGLRRLPLSFYGMQMAHIGLVVSALGIAVVSTYSQELDVRVNKGDNVVVEGYRFEFDNVRDVQGPNFDADEAKVRVFDEDEQITTLYPQKRYYHSQRGNVMTEAAIEATLGRDLFVAMGEQLDDNAWAMRVQYKPYLRLIWLGAILMALGGCIAVLDKRYR; encoded by the coding sequence ATGCTGCCCGAAATAGCTCATTTCAGCCTTATTCTGGGGTTGTGTGTCGCGTTTGCATTAGCGGTTGTGCCCTTGCTTGGCACCTACATCCACGACAGTACCATGATGCGCAGTGCCAAGCCGTTGACGGTTGCGCTGTTTGTCTTTGTGGCACTCGCATATGGCCTGCTGGTGGTCAGCTTTATACAAGATGATTTCTCCGTTCGTGTCGTTCAGCAGCATTCGAACTTGTCGCTTCCCCTGATTTATAAAATATCGGCGGTGTGGGGTGGCCACGAAGGCTCGTTGTTGCTTTGGGTCTTGACGCTGACTCTGTGGATGTTGGCAGTTGCCGCATTCAGTAAGCAGTTGCCGGATGATATGAGTGCCCGGGTACTGTCGGTGCTGGGTATGGTGGCGATCGGCTTTTTATTGTTTTCACTTCTGACCTCTAGTCCGTTTGAGCGTACCTTTCCGAATGTTCCCATAGATGGGGGTGACCTCAATCCATTGTTGCAAGACCCCGGAATGGCGATTCATCCGCCCATGTTGTACTTCGGCTATGTAGGCTTCTCAGTGGCGTTTGCATTTGCGATTGCAGCGNTGTTAGGCGGCGAATTTGACGCACAATGGTTGCGTTGGACAAGACCGTGGACAGCAGCCGCGTGGGCGTCATTGACTTTAGGTATCGCCTTAGGGAGCTGGTGGGCCTACTACGAGCTTGGCTGGGGTGGTTGGTGGTTCTGGGATCCGGTTGAAAATGCCTCCTTTATGCCATGGTTAGTCGGAACGGCCTTAATGCACTCGTTGGCAGTCAGTGAAAAGCGTGGCATGTTTAAAAGCTGGACGATTCTCTTGGCGATCTTTGCATTTTCATTGAGCTTATTGGGTACGTTTTTAGTGCGCTCAGGTGTTCTGACGTCCGTGCATGCTTTTGCTGCTGATCCGACCCGCGGCATCTTTATCCTTGCGTTTTTGGGTGTGGTTGTTGGTGGTTCGCTAACGCTCTATGCATTGCGTGCTCCGACCATTGGTAACAAAGGTACCTATACCTTTTTCTCCCGTGAGATGTTTCTTCTTTTCAATAATATTCTGTTGGTCATCGCTGCAATTACGGTTTTAGTCGGTACCTTGTTCCCGTTAATCGCTGATTTGTTCGAATTGGGTAAATACTCGGTAGGGCCACCGTACTTCAACAACGTGTTTGTGCCTTTAATGGTTGCGCTGATTATATTCATGGCGCCGGGGTCGATGATGCGTTGGAAGCAAACCCGCAAAGAGCAGCTTAAATCAATGTTCTTGTTTATGGTGCCTGTTGCACTTGGGTTAGGTGCGCTGGTCGCGTTTTTGTATGACAGAGATTTCAAACCCGGCGCGGTTGCGGGTTTTGTACTGGCTATGTGGTTAGCTGCGGCGATCATGTTTGATTTCTGGGATAAGCTCCGTCATGCATCATCGATTGGTGCGGGGCTTCGTCGGTTGCCGTTGTCGTTCTACGGTATGCAAATGGCACACATTGGATTGGTGGTGTCTGCATTGGGTATTGCCGTTGTCAGCACTTACTCGCAAGAGTTGGATGTTCGGGTTAACAAAGGCGATAACGTCGTTGTTGAAGGCTATCGGTTTGAATTTGATAATGTCCGTGATGTTCAAGGTCCGAACTTTGATGCGGATGAGGCCAAAGTGCGTGTGTTCGATGAAGATGAACAGATCACGACCCTGTATCCGCAAAAACGTTATTACCATTCGCAGCGCGGCAATGTGATGACGGAAGCCGCTATTGAAGCCACGCTTGGTCGCGATTTATTTGT